One stretch of Verrucomicrobiia bacterium DNA includes these proteins:
- a CDS encoding beta-ketoacyl-[acyl-carrier-protein] synthase family protein: MRRVVVTGMGVISALGRGREAFREGLRVGRCGIGPWQGSLGEGLRMAVGAQVTGFDPATIFQRGPLNVMDRFAQFGVWAAREACEQAGLKGGGAWQETAGVVMGTCVGGQQSTDDGYAALYREGKAAISPFTVPRVMGNAAASQISMEFGLRGPSFSVASACASSNHALGLALHLVRSGLGEVMMAGGSEAPLVYGHLKAWEALRVVAPEVCRPFCAERRGMVLGEGAAVLVLESLDHARRRGATVLGELAGAGMSSDAGHITQPSVEGASVAMERALADAGLTPDDIDYINAHGTGTKVNDVTESRAIGRVFGERARTIPVSSTKSMHGHTLGAAGAIEAVATLLALGDGFVPPTMGFVRADPECPLDVVPNRSRPARLRAAMSNGFAFGGLNAVLVFRRLPAEDGGG, translated from the coding sequence ATGCGGCGCGTGGTGGTCACGGGGATGGGGGTGATCAGTGCGCTTGGGCGCGGGCGCGAGGCGTTCCGGGAGGGGTTGCGGGTAGGGCGATGCGGCATCGGGCCCTGGCAGGGGTCGTTGGGGGAGGGCTTGCGCATGGCGGTGGGGGCGCAGGTGACGGGCTTCGACCCGGCGACGATCTTCCAGCGTGGCCCCTTGAATGTGATGGATCGATTCGCGCAGTTCGGAGTGTGGGCGGCGCGGGAGGCGTGCGAGCAGGCGGGGTTGAAGGGCGGCGGGGCATGGCAGGAAACGGCGGGGGTGGTGATGGGCACGTGCGTGGGGGGGCAGCAGTCCACCGATGATGGGTACGCGGCGCTCTACCGGGAGGGGAAGGCGGCGATCAGTCCGTTCACGGTGCCGCGTGTGATGGGGAACGCAGCGGCGAGCCAGATTTCGATGGAGTTCGGATTGCGCGGCCCGTCGTTTTCGGTGGCGTCGGCATGCGCCTCTTCGAATCATGCCCTGGGGTTGGCGCTGCACCTTGTGCGGTCGGGTCTGGGAGAGGTCATGATGGCGGGCGGCAGCGAGGCGCCGCTGGTGTACGGGCACCTGAAGGCGTGGGAGGCGTTGCGGGTGGTGGCGCCGGAGGTCTGCCGGCCCTTCTGCGCCGAGCGCCGGGGAATGGTGCTCGGGGAGGGGGCGGCGGTGCTGGTGCTGGAGTCCCTCGACCATGCGCGACGTCGGGGCGCGACGGTGCTGGGGGAACTGGCGGGGGCCGGGATGAGCAGCGATGCGGGCCACATTACGCAACCCTCGGTGGAAGGTGCATCGGTGGCCATGGAGCGGGCCCTGGCGGACGCAGGCCTGACTCCGGACGACATCGATTACATCAACGCGCACGGCACCGGAACGAAGGTCAATGACGTGACCGAGTCGCGGGCGATCGGGAGGGTGTTCGGGGAGCGGGCGCGGACGATTCCGGTGAGTTCGACCAAGTCGATGCATGGACACACGCTGGGGGCGGCCGGGGCGATCGAGGCGGTGGCGACGCTGCTGGCGCTGGGGGATGGGTTTGTGCCGCCGACGATGGGGTTCGTCCGGGCGGATCCGGAGTGTCCGCTCGACGTGGTTCCGAACCGGTCCCGTCCGGCACGATTGCGGGCGGCGATGTCGAACGGGTTTGCGTTCGGAGGGCTGAATGCGGTGCTGGTGTTTCGGCGGTTGCCCGCGGAGGACGGGGGCGGGTAG
- a CDS encoding YifB family Mg chelatase-like AAA ATPase yields MLAKVRSAAVQGVEAYAIEVEVNVGWGDTQIVVVGLPDAAVKESRDRVITALTNSGYKFPLGKTTINLAPADVRKAGPSFDLPIALGMLKANGQMTGERLDRYLVLGELALDGAVRPVKGVLPAVLHAREAGLAGALVPLDNAAEAAVVGELEVIPVGNLREAAAFLDGEILLEPCRVDVEALFASAGSDEIDFSEVGGQESVKRALEIAAAGGHNVLLLGPPGTGKSMLARRLPTILPPLTLEEALETTKVHSIAGMLGSGQALITRRPFRSPHHTASDAGLLGGNVQPTPGEISLAHHGVLFLDELPEFRRSVLETLRQPIEEGSVTISRAAGTMTFPAEFMLVAAMNPTPDGKMPHESKCSPRQIQSYLGRISGPLLDRIDLHIEVGAVQFHEISGERSGESSAAIRARVMAARERQRSRFGNGSGPTCNARMSGREVRRHCRLDEVTREALRNAMSELGLSARAYDRILKVSRTIADLAGADDLVQEHVLEAIQLRSLDRQIWG; encoded by the coding sequence GTGCTCGCCAAGGTGCGCTCTGCCGCCGTGCAGGGCGTAGAAGCATACGCCATTGAAGTGGAGGTCAACGTCGGCTGGGGGGACACCCAGATCGTCGTCGTTGGCCTGCCCGATGCTGCCGTGAAGGAGTCCCGGGACCGGGTGATCACGGCGCTGACGAACTCCGGGTACAAGTTCCCGCTGGGCAAGACCACCATCAATCTTGCACCGGCCGATGTGCGGAAGGCGGGGCCGAGCTTCGATCTGCCGATCGCGCTGGGGATGCTGAAGGCCAACGGGCAGATGACCGGGGAACGGCTCGACCGGTATCTGGTTCTGGGGGAACTGGCGCTGGACGGGGCGGTGCGCCCCGTGAAGGGGGTGCTGCCGGCGGTGCTGCATGCGCGCGAGGCGGGACTGGCGGGGGCCCTGGTGCCTCTGGACAATGCCGCCGAGGCGGCGGTGGTAGGGGAACTCGAGGTCATCCCGGTGGGCAATCTGCGTGAGGCGGCGGCGTTTTTGGACGGGGAGATCCTCCTTGAACCATGCCGGGTGGATGTCGAGGCGCTGTTCGCGTCGGCGGGGTCGGATGAGATCGATTTCTCGGAGGTGGGCGGGCAGGAATCGGTGAAGCGGGCCCTGGAAATCGCGGCGGCGGGTGGGCACAACGTGCTGCTATTGGGTCCGCCGGGGACGGGGAAATCGATGCTGGCGCGGCGGCTTCCGACCATTTTGCCGCCCCTGACGCTTGAGGAGGCGCTGGAGACCACCAAGGTGCACAGCATCGCGGGGATGCTGGGTTCCGGGCAGGCGCTGATCACGAGGAGGCCGTTCCGGTCACCGCACCACACGGCCAGCGACGCCGGTCTGTTGGGGGGCAACGTCCAGCCCACGCCGGGGGAGATTTCGCTGGCCCATCACGGTGTGTTGTTTCTGGACGAACTGCCGGAGTTCCGCCGTTCGGTGCTGGAGACGCTGCGTCAGCCGATCGAGGAGGGGAGTGTGACCATCAGCCGGGCGGCCGGGACCATGACCTTTCCGGCCGAGTTCATGCTGGTGGCCGCGATGAATCCCACGCCGGACGGCAAGATGCCGCACGAGAGCAAGTGTTCGCCCCGGCAGATCCAGTCGTATCTCGGGCGGATCAGCGGGCCGTTGCTGGACCGGATCGACCTGCATATCGAGGTTGGCGCGGTGCAGTTCCACGAGATCTCGGGCGAACGGAGCGGGGAAAGTTCGGCCGCCATCCGGGCCCGGGTGATGGCGGCACGGGAACGGCAACGAAGCCGGTTCGGGAACGGGTCCGGCCCCACCTGCAACGCGCGGATGAGCGGGCGGGAGGTGCGCCGTCATTGCCGGCTGGACGAGGTGACGCGCGAGGCGCTTCGCAATGCGATGTCGGAGTTGGGGCTGAGCGCGCGGGCCTACGACCGGATCCTCAAGGTCTCGCGGACGATCGCGGACCTCGCGGGGGCGGACGATCTGGTGCAGGAGCACGTCCTGGAAGCGATCCAGTTGAGGTCACTCGACCGGCAGATCTGGGGGTAG
- a CDS encoding CRTAC1 family protein, translated as MSAIPIPAPTLVALMALAVGLTACGPQTTPRPDPALPTSTPLDPPWFEDVTDARGLAFHHVAGTRYFMPDQVGSGIAILDFDNDGLLDLYLVQLGGPDSPARNSLWRQRQDGTFEDVSAGSGLDITGLGMGAFAADLNNDGWTDLVVTEYGGVRVFQNLGNGRFQEVTAESGLDHPGWAAPAAFLDFDRDGRLDVVIGNYLDYDPTQVCHDSHGRQDFCAPHAFPPTLTRLWRNTTSTPGATPTFEDHTVAAGLAAHPGAALGLLAADLDGDGWPDIFCADDGRPNRLFINRRDGTFREEAVPRGLALNAMGRPAADMGVAWADVDGDGRPDLFVTHLAEEFHSLFRQDAPGLFLDAVAQAGLQQQAWRGTGFGTVLADFDLDGAPDLAIANGLVRRATPGQTPVLPGVPEWWARYAQRPQLFANDGRGRFRDVSEAQPSFTRWAMVGRSLAVADLDNDGAPDLVLAGTAGPVRLFRNIAPRRGRWVLLRLIDPAVGGRDAIGAQATVVAGSRRFIAVLQPATSYLSSHDPRLHFGLGPVTAIDRVEVRWPDGTVESFSGIPLDRLTTLPRGSGRPQAMEAIGSNPSIDD; from the coding sequence ATGAGCGCCATCCCGATCCCCGCACCCACGCTCGTCGCCCTGATGGCCCTCGCAGTCGGGCTCACGGCCTGCGGTCCGCAAACCACCCCGCGCCCCGACCCCGCCCTGCCGACTTCCACACCCCTCGACCCGCCGTGGTTCGAGGACGTCACCGATGCCCGTGGCCTCGCCTTCCATCACGTCGCCGGCACCCGCTACTTCATGCCCGATCAGGTCGGTTCGGGCATCGCCATCCTCGACTTCGACAACGACGGTCTCCTCGATCTCTACCTCGTGCAGCTCGGCGGTCCCGATTCCCCCGCCCGCAACAGCCTCTGGCGCCAGCGCCAGGACGGCACCTTCGAGGACGTGTCCGCCGGCTCCGGTCTCGACATCACCGGCCTCGGCATGGGTGCCTTTGCCGCCGACCTCAACAACGACGGCTGGACCGATCTGGTCGTCACCGAGTACGGCGGCGTCCGGGTCTTCCAAAACCTGGGCAATGGCCGGTTCCAGGAGGTCACCGCCGAATCCGGCCTCGATCATCCCGGTTGGGCCGCCCCGGCCGCCTTCCTCGACTTCGATCGCGACGGCCGGCTCGATGTCGTCATCGGCAACTACCTCGACTACGACCCCACCCAGGTCTGCCATGACTCCCACGGGCGCCAGGATTTCTGCGCCCCCCACGCCTTCCCACCCACCCTCACCCGCCTCTGGCGCAACACCACCTCCACCCCGGGCGCCACCCCCACCTTCGAAGACCACACCGTCGCCGCCGGCCTCGCCGCCCATCCCGGCGCCGCTCTCGGCCTCCTCGCCGCCGATCTCGATGGCGACGGCTGGCCTGACATCTTCTGCGCCGACGACGGCCGCCCCAACCGGCTCTTCATCAACCGCCGGGACGGCACCTTCCGCGAAGAGGCCGTCCCCCGAGGCCTCGCCCTCAACGCCATGGGCCGGCCCGCCGCCGACATGGGCGTCGCCTGGGCCGATGTCGATGGCGATGGACGTCCCGACCTCTTCGTCACCCACCTCGCCGAGGAATTCCATTCCCTCTTCCGCCAGGATGCTCCCGGGCTCTTCCTCGATGCCGTCGCCCAGGCCGGCCTCCAGCAACAGGCCTGGCGCGGCACCGGCTTCGGCACCGTCCTCGCCGACTTCGACCTCGACGGTGCCCCGGACCTCGCCATCGCCAACGGACTCGTCCGCCGCGCAACCCCGGGCCAGACCCCGGTCCTGCCAGGCGTCCCCGAATGGTGGGCCCGCTACGCCCAGCGCCCCCAACTCTTCGCCAACGACGGACGCGGCCGCTTCCGCGACGTCTCCGAGGCCCAGCCTTCTTTCACCCGCTGGGCCATGGTCGGGCGCAGTCTGGCCGTCGCCGACCTCGACAACGACGGCGCCCCGGATCTCGTCCTCGCCGGCACCGCCGGACCCGTGCGGCTCTTTCGCAACATCGCTCCCCGCCGCGGCCGCTGGGTCCTGCTGCGCCTCATCGATCCCGCGGTGGGCGGACGCGACGCCATCGGCGCCCAGGCCACCGTCGTTGCCGGCTCCCGTCGTTTCATCGCCGTCCTGCAACCCGCCACCAGCTACCTCTCCAGCCACGATCCTCGTCTCCACTTCGGACTCGGCCCCGTCACCGCCATCGACCGCGTCGAAGTCCGATGGCCCGACGGCACTGTCGAATCCTTCTCCGGCATCCCCCTCGACCGCCTCACCACCCTCCCCCGCGGCTCCGGCCGGCCCCAGGCGATGGAGGCAATAGGGTCAAATCCATCCATTGACGATTGA